The Buchnera aphidicola (Chaitophorus sp. 3695) genomic sequence TTAAATAAAAATATAGATGAAGATTCTAAATTAAAAGAAAAATCTGTTTTTGATATATTTAGAATAATTAAAGATAATATTAAACATATAAAAAAATATCCAAAATCTATTTTTTTTGGAGGTTTATTTTCATATGATTTAATATCGTATTTTGAATCATTACCAAAAATTAAAAAAGTACAAAAATGTCCAGATTTTTGTTTTTATTTATCTGAAACAATGATTTTTATTAATCATACAAAAAAAAAATGTATAATTCAATCTACAATTTTTAATAAAAAAAATTATGAAATAAATAAAATTAGAAAAAGAATTAAATTTATTAAAGAAATAATTAATACAAAAAAATTTAATTCAATTAAATATAAAAAAAATAATTCTAAAATCACATGCAATAAAAATGATACTCAATTTTCAAAAATAATAAGATATACAAAAAAATATATCAAAAACGGTGATATATTTCAAATCGTTCCATCTAGAAAATTTTATATGCAATGTTTATCACCATTATATTCATATAAAAATTTAAAAAAAAATAATCCTAGTCCTTATATGTTTTTCATGCAAGATGAAGAATTTACATTATTTGGAGCATCTCCTGAAAGTTTTTTAAAATATGATCCATATACTAGAAATATAGAAATTCATCCTATAGCAGGAACTAAGCCTAGAGGACGATTTAAAAACGGAGATATTAATTATGATTTAGATAATAAAATAGAATTAGAAATGAAAACAAATGAAAAAGAATTATCAGAGCATATTATGCTAGTAGATTTAGCAAGAAACGATTTATCTAGAATTTGTAAAACAGGAAGTAGATACGTAAAAAAATTAATTAAAGTAGAAAAATATTCACATGTAATGCATTTAGTTTCAATTATTACTGGAATTTTAAAAAAAAAATTAGATATTTTACATGCTTATCGTGCATGCATGAATATGGGAACTTTAACAGGTGCACCAAAAATTAAAGCTATGAAATTAATTGCAAATATAGAACAAGAAACACGAGGGAGTTACGGAGGATCGATTGGATATTTTACTGGAGAAGAAAATTTTAACACTTGTATAATTATTAGATCTGCTTATATTGAAAAAAACATTGCTACTATACAAGTTGGAGCAGGAATCGTATTAAATTCTATTCCTCGAGAAGAATGTTTAGAAACATGGAATAAAGCATATGCTGTAATTAAATCTATTAATGATTATAAATGAATTAGGAAAATATAAACACATGTCTGAAATATTACTCTTAGATAATTTTGATTCATTTCTTTATAATTTAGTAGATTTATTAAGAAAAAATTCAAGTAAAGTTACTGTGTATAGAAATAATGTATCTATATCAGAAATTATAAAAAAAATTTCTCATATGAAAAATCCTATATTAATATTATCTCCAGGTCCAGGATATCCAATAAAAGCAGGAAATATGATGCAAATACTTTCTATTTTTAAAAATAAAATTCCTATTTTAGGAATATGTTTAGGTTATCAAGCAATCATACAATTATATGGAGGAAAGATTTGTCATACAAAAAAAATTATTCATGGAAAATCTTCTTTAATATATCATGATCAAAAAAAAATGTTTCATAATATAAAAAATCCAATGAAAGTAGCACGTTATCATTCTTTAATTTGCAAAAATATTCCAAAAAATTTTATTATTAATGCACAAAAAAAAAATATAGTAATGTCTGTTCGAGATAATATTTCTAAAATATGTGGTTTTCAATTTCATCCTGAATCTATTTTAACACCTATAGGAGAAAAAATCTTAAAAAATACAATTCAATGGATGGATACATAATAAATAACTTTATTTAAATCACTTATAATATAGAAATATTAAATAATGTATTTATTATATATTTAAAATTATAAAAAAATTTTTAACATATATTTCATTAATAAATTAATAATTTATTAAAATAATATTTTTAAAAATAAAACAATTATTTAATATTTTTATATTATTTTTTTATTTATAAAATATTTATTTTTTTAAAATATTAAATCGTTTATTAAATAATTCAATTCTTCCTCCGGTATCAATAATTCTTTGTTTTCCTGTATAAAATGGATGACATTTAGAACATATATCTAAATTTATATCTTTTCCTAAAGTATTAAAAAAAGTAATAATATTCCCGCAAGAACAACGTGCAGAATTAGAAAAATATTTAGGATGAATATTTTTTTTCATAAAAATTCCCATAAAAAAAATGTATAGAGTTAATATAATATATTAAATATAAAAAATAAATATTTATTTTTAGAAAAATAAAATTATATAATTTTAAAAATATAAAAATATAATAATTTAATTTAAAATTTTTTAAAAAACTTTTATAAAGAAAAAAAAATGACAACTATATTAAGCGTGCGATCTAAAAATAAAATAGTAATTGGTGGAGACGGACAAGCAACTTTAGGCCATACAGTGATGAAAAGTAATGTTAAAAAAGTTCGATCTTTATATCACAATAAAATATTGGCTGGTTTTGCAGGAAGTACAGCAGATGCATTTACTTTATTTGAATTATTTGAAAAAAAATTAGCTATGTACAATGGACACTTAAAAAGATCAGCTATAGAACTTGCTAAAGATTGGAGAAATGATAAAATTTTAAAAAAATTAGAAGCACTATTAGCAGTTGCTAATAAAAAATATTCATTAATAATTACAGGAAATGGAGATGTTATTAA encodes the following:
- a CDS encoding aminodeoxychorismate/anthranilate synthase component II, translating into MSEILLLDNFDSFLYNLVDLLRKNSSKVTVYRNNVSISEIIKKISHMKNPILILSPGPGYPIKAGNMMQILSIFKNKIPILGICLGYQAIIQLYGGKICHTKKIIHGKSSLIYHDQKKMFHNIKNPMKVARYHSLICKNIPKNFIINAQKKNIVMSVRDNISKICGFQFHPESILTPIGEKILKNTIQWMDT
- a CDS encoding anthranilate synthase component 1; amino-acid sequence: MENRKCKIKVIQKKSNYYKNPLKIFNHICQTNKNTLLLESANVSNKKILKSIIIIDSALRISLLKNIVYIKSLTKNGSNFIKYLKLIIPKYIKKKKKKNILELKFPNILNKNIDEDSKLKEKSVFDIFRIIKDNIKHIKKYPKSIFFGGLFSYDLISYFESLPKIKKVQKCPDFCFYLSETMIFINHTKKKCIIQSTIFNKKNYEINKIRKRIKFIKEIINTKKFNSIKYKKNNSKITCNKNDTQFSKIIRYTKKYIKNGDIFQIVPSRKFYMQCLSPLYSYKNLKKNNPSPYMFFMQDEEFTLFGASPESFLKYDPYTRNIEIHPIAGTKPRGRFKNGDINYDLDNKIELEMKTNEKELSEHIMLVDLARNDLSRICKTGSRYVKKLIKVEKYSHVMHLVSIITGILKKKLDILHAYRACMNMGTLTGAPKIKAMKLIANIEQETRGSYGGSIGYFTGEENFNTCIIIRSAYIEKNIATIQVGAGIVLNSIPREECLETWNKAYAVIKSINDYK
- the hslV gene encoding ATP-dependent protease subunit HslV, whose product is MTTILSVRSKNKIVIGGDGQATLGHTVMKSNVKKVRSLYHNKILAGFAGSTADAFTLFELFEKKLAMYNGHLKRSAIELAKDWRNDKILKKLEALLAVANKKYSLIITGNGDVIKPENNIIAIGSGGYYAQSAALALLKNTEFNAYTIVKKSLKIAADICIYTNHNFTIKELSIEE
- the rpmE gene encoding 50S ribosomal protein L31 is translated as MKKNIHPKYFSNSARCSCGNIITFFNTLGKDINLDICSKCHPFYTGKQRIIDTGGRIELFNKRFNILKK